A window of the Bradyrhizobium ottawaense genome harbors these coding sequences:
- a CDS encoding polysaccharide deacetylase produces the protein MRKLTFALLLAASLALAPATARSGTDWITGLPRQDIPVVSWPGGKKVAVTFVLYVEVWGRGHGPNFRPDMTGRTPDLVDEGFRQYAINFGLPRTGRLFKEMDVPLSLALNAQFPQAQPETWQVLRALVPTAPIIAHGINNSTDLLPLSEGTAAQRVYIRKTLDMIEASTGVRSIGWSSPSVYPDAETFQASAAEGIRYTLDGMDSDLLSRLDTKPAPLVLVPYPPSVVDMGQYLSRFKEAGDLERLWIDYVHELAREAAADPKKPATVVAIGIHPFVVGTPAGAAALRRVLQSLKANHLVWLTDVEAVLRAAGQSR, from the coding sequence ATGCGTAAGTTGACTTTCGCTCTTCTTCTTGCCGCCAGTCTCGCGCTCGCCCCAGCGACGGCGCGATCCGGCACGGACTGGATCACCGGCCTGCCGCGGCAGGACATCCCTGTCGTATCGTGGCCTGGAGGCAAAAAGGTCGCCGTCACCTTCGTCCTCTACGTCGAAGTGTGGGGGCGTGGACACGGGCCCAACTTCCGCCCTGACATGACCGGGCGCACGCCCGATCTCGTCGACGAGGGATTTCGACAGTATGCGATCAATTTTGGCCTGCCGCGCACGGGCCGACTGTTTAAGGAGATGGACGTCCCGCTCAGCCTGGCGCTGAATGCCCAGTTTCCGCAGGCCCAGCCGGAAACATGGCAGGTGCTCCGCGCGCTCGTTCCCACGGCGCCGATCATCGCTCACGGGATCAACAATTCCACCGACCTTCTGCCGCTTTCCGAGGGCACGGCCGCACAGCGTGTCTATATCCGCAAGACGCTCGACATGATCGAGGCGAGCACCGGCGTTCGCAGCATCGGCTGGTCGAGCCCGAGCGTTTATCCCGATGCGGAGACCTTTCAAGCGAGCGCCGCAGAAGGCATCCGCTACACTCTTGACGGCATGGATTCGGACTTGCTGTCGCGGCTCGACACAAAGCCGGCGCCGCTAGTGCTGGTGCCTTACCCTCCAAGCGTCGTCGACATGGGGCAGTACCTCTCCCGCTTCAAGGAGGCCGGCGATCTCGAGCGACTGTGGATCGACTATGTCCATGAACTTGCGCGTGAGGCCGCTGCCGATCCCAAGAAACCCGCGACGGTGGTCGCCATCGGCATTCATCCCTTTGTCGTCGGCACCCCGGCCGGGGCTGCTGCGCTGCGCCGTGTCTTGCAAAGCCTCAAAGCAAACCACCTCGTCTGGCTGACGGATGTCGAGGCGGTGTTGCGCGCCGCCGGCCAATCTCGCTAG
- a CDS encoding NAD-glutamate dehydrogenase, whose amino-acid sequence MEDIMAWRDDKARSTLIRDAAGSVQPGKAPRTFAELLFGYTNVEDLANHDASSLAFLAEQAWEHVQQRTAGSADIRVVNPMMPDGREISVLEILNDNMPFLFDSTMAELAEQGIEVTLVAHPILAVERDDQGKLLRFHGEALPEGAKGTRESLIHLHITRLDADADRQKLIDGLTRTLNDVRACVTDWRAMRDRVEDAIKTFSSNPPPLPIDEVAEANQFLQWLCADNFTFLGVREYRFSPDSDASDDITTGEGLGILRDPDAKVLRRGSEMVVMTSEIREFMHEPTLLIVIKANVSSRVHRRIRMDYVGIKLYAPDGRLEGELRVVGLFTSGAYTRSARQIPYVRHKVTRVLQRAGFDPNSHSGKALMHILEEYPRDELFQVDVDTLYNFVMEVLILYERPRVRALVRVDKFDRFASILTFIPREKYDTDVRMRVGAFLSQIYKGTLSASYVSFPEGALVRVHYIIGRYEGKTPVVERSTLEAGISAIAATWADKLKAALTVSTDGMRARMLANRYAQAFSGGYTEVFGAEQAITDIATTEKLTPTRPVAISVHRDESEADPKRFGLKVFSRGAPLSLSYRVPVIENHGLRVVNERTYQIAPRATPAPPPVWLHEMTIETSDGQPITISPEFSHRLEASIMAVVRDRAESDGYNGLILRTTLGWREVSTIRALSRYLHQIRAPFTQDYMWETLRKNAAITASLVALFQTRLDPRLASTDAERSARETALLAEVEEQLKSVASLDEDRILRRFTNLVQATIRTNLWQIGEDGHPRPVISFKFDARRIDDLPAPRPLYEIFVYSPRVEGIHLRFGKVARGGLRWSDRPQDFRTEILGLVKAQQVKNAVIVPVGAKGGFVPKRLPPLSNRDAWLAEGTEAYRIFVRSLLELTDNLDGDIVVPPESTVRHDGDDPYLVVAADKGTATFSDLANAISAEKNHWLGDAFASGGSQGYDHKKMGITARGAWEAVKRHFRELGTDIQTMPFTAVGVGDMSGDVFGNGMLLSPATKLVAAFDHRDIFIDPSPDPSISLAERKRLFDLPRSSWQDYSKSLISPGGGVFSRQLKAIPLAPEVRTLLDLDKPQATPFEVMTAILKARADLLWFGGIGTYVRSAGESDDQVGDRANDPIRITGSDVRTRVIGEGANLGVTQRGRIEAAQKGVKLNTDAIDNSAGVNTSDVEVNIKIALARLEREGRLSPADRNSLLAAMTDEVGTLVLRNNYLQSLALSLAERKGVAETGFLTRLMQSLEQRGLLSRAVEFLPDDAALTERTRRGQSLARPELAVLLAYAKLTLYDDLLVTSVPDDPYLARELSQYFPREVQDKFPTAVEFHRLRREIIATSLANAVINRGGPACVVRLIDETDADIPTIVMAYVAVDECYGLKWLNDVIDALDTCIDGQVQLSLYASVQDLLLSRMVWYVRNVDFKDGLEAVVARFGPAIREIVAGLDTALPPDLQAARAKRRQNLTDAGIPAGLAGELADLDALVSAPDIVTVAERTSRPIGDAAATFFAVEANFRLDRIVAAARSVPANDYFERMAIDRAVEQIAGAERRLAADMLATGQSGQHAVETWLAAHPEATRIRRSVEEIAASGLTLAKLTVAANLLGDLVKA is encoded by the coding sequence ATGGAGGACATTATGGCTTGGCGTGACGATAAAGCCCGTTCAACCCTGATCCGCGATGCGGCGGGAAGCGTGCAGCCGGGCAAGGCTCCCCGGACCTTTGCCGAACTTCTGTTCGGCTACACCAATGTCGAGGACCTCGCCAATCACGATGCCTCGTCGCTGGCCTTCCTGGCGGAACAGGCCTGGGAGCACGTGCAGCAACGCACGGCCGGCAGCGCCGATATCCGCGTCGTCAATCCGATGATGCCGGACGGGCGTGAGATTTCCGTGCTCGAGATTCTCAACGACAACATGCCCTTCCTGTTCGATTCCACAATGGCGGAGCTGGCCGAGCAGGGCATCGAAGTCACCCTCGTCGCTCACCCGATCCTCGCGGTGGAGCGCGATGACCAAGGCAAGCTCCTGCGCTTCCACGGCGAAGCACTGCCGGAGGGAGCAAAGGGCACGCGGGAAAGCCTGATTCATCTCCACATCACCCGCCTGGACGCCGATGCCGATCGCCAGAAGCTGATCGATGGCCTCACCAGGACGTTGAACGACGTCCGCGCCTGCGTCACCGACTGGCGCGCCATGCGTGACCGCGTCGAGGACGCGATCAAGACTTTCTCTTCCAATCCGCCGCCGCTGCCGATCGATGAGGTCGCCGAAGCCAACCAGTTCCTGCAATGGCTCTGCGCGGACAATTTCACCTTCCTGGGGGTGCGCGAATATCGCTTCTCGCCCGACAGCGATGCGTCCGACGACATCACGACCGGTGAAGGCCTCGGAATCCTCCGCGATCCGGATGCGAAGGTCCTGCGCCGCGGTAGCGAAATGGTGGTGATGACGTCGGAAATACGCGAGTTCATGCACGAACCCACCCTGCTCATCGTCATCAAGGCCAACGTCTCCAGCCGCGTTCATCGTCGCATTCGCATGGACTATGTCGGCATCAAGCTCTATGCGCCCGACGGCCGGCTAGAGGGCGAATTGCGGGTCGTCGGCCTGTTCACCTCGGGCGCCTATACCCGCTCCGCACGGCAGATCCCTTATGTCCGCCACAAGGTGACGCGGGTGCTGCAACGCGCCGGCTTCGACCCGAACAGCCATTCGGGCAAGGCGCTTATGCATATTCTCGAAGAATATCCGCGTGATGAACTGTTCCAGGTCGACGTCGATACGCTCTACAATTTCGTCATGGAGGTACTGATCCTCTACGAGCGTCCGCGCGTCCGAGCGCTGGTGCGGGTGGACAAGTTCGATCGCTTCGCCTCCATCCTCACCTTCATTCCGCGCGAGAAATACGACACCGACGTTCGCATGCGCGTCGGCGCCTTCCTCTCGCAGATCTACAAGGGGACGCTGTCGGCCTCCTACGTTTCATTCCCTGAAGGGGCGCTTGTGCGCGTCCACTACATCATCGGGCGCTATGAAGGCAAAACTCCCGTCGTCGAACGCTCCACGCTCGAAGCCGGGATCAGCGCCATTGCCGCGACCTGGGCCGACAAGCTGAAGGCCGCGCTCACTGTCTCGACCGATGGCATGCGGGCGCGCATGCTCGCCAACCGATATGCCCAGGCCTTCAGCGGCGGCTATACCGAGGTGTTCGGCGCGGAACAGGCGATCACCGATATCGCCACCACCGAAAAACTCACGCCAACCCGCCCCGTGGCGATTTCGGTTCACCGTGACGAAAGCGAGGCCGATCCCAAGCGCTTTGGACTGAAGGTGTTCTCGCGCGGCGCGCCCCTGTCGCTGTCCTACCGCGTGCCCGTGATCGAAAATCACGGCCTGCGCGTGGTCAACGAACGCACCTATCAGATCGCGCCGCGCGCCACGCCGGCGCCTCCGCCGGTTTGGCTCCACGAGATGACGATCGAGACCAGCGACGGCCAGCCGATCACGATCAGCCCGGAATTCAGCCATCGCCTTGAAGCCTCGATCATGGCGGTGGTCCGCGATCGCGCCGAATCCGATGGATACAACGGCCTGATCCTGCGCACCACCCTGGGCTGGCGGGAAGTCTCGACCATCCGGGCGCTGTCCCGCTACCTGCACCAGATCCGCGCGCCGTTCACCCAGGATTATATGTGGGAGACCTTGCGCAAGAACGCCGCTATCACGGCCAGCCTCGTCGCGCTGTTCCAGACCCGCCTCGATCCACGCCTCGCCTCCACGGATGCCGAGCGCTCGGCACGCGAAACGGCCCTGCTTGCCGAGGTCGAGGAGCAGCTCAAATCCGTCGCCTCGCTGGATGAAGACCGCATCCTGCGCCGTTTCACCAACCTGGTGCAGGCGACGATTCGCACCAATCTGTGGCAGATCGGCGAGGATGGACATCCGCGTCCGGTGATCTCCTTCAAGTTCGACGCGCGTCGGATCGACGACCTGCCGGCCCCACGACCTCTCTACGAGATCTTCGTCTATTCACCCCGTGTCGAAGGTATTCACCTACGCTTCGGGAAGGTTGCGCGCGGTGGCTTGCGCTGGTCCGACCGGCCGCAGGATTTCCGCACCGAGATCCTTGGCCTGGTGAAAGCGCAGCAGGTCAAGAACGCCGTGATCGTGCCGGTCGGCGCCAAGGGCGGCTTCGTGCCCAAGCGACTGCCGCCGCTTTCCAATCGCGACGCCTGGCTCGCGGAAGGCACCGAAGCCTATCGCATCTTCGTTCGCTCACTGCTGGAACTCACCGACAATCTCGACGGCGACATCGTCGTGCCACCCGAATCCACCGTGCGCCATGACGGCGATGACCCCTACCTCGTCGTCGCCGCCGACAAGGGCACCGCCACCTTCTCCGACCTTGCCAACGCAATCTCGGCCGAGAAGAACCATTGGCTCGGCGATGCCTTCGCATCCGGCGGCAGCCAGGGCTACGACCACAAGAAGATGGGGATCACGGCACGCGGCGCCTGGGAGGCGGTCAAGCGCCACTTCCGCGAGCTCGGCACCGACATTCAGACCATGCCGTTCACCGCGGTCGGCGTGGGCGACATGTCCGGCGACGTTTTCGGCAATGGCATGCTGCTCTCGCCAGCGACAAAGCTTGTGGCGGCTTTCGATCACCGCGACATCTTCATCGATCCCTCGCCTGATCCTTCGATCAGCCTCGCCGAGCGCAAGCGCCTGTTCGACCTGCCGCGATCGAGCTGGCAGGACTACAGCAAGTCGCTGATCTCGCCGGGCGGCGGCGTGTTCTCGCGCCAGCTCAAGGCGATCCCGCTCGCTCCGGAGGTGCGCACCCTGCTCGATCTCGACAAGCCGCAAGCCACGCCTTTCGAGGTGATGACGGCGATCCTGAAGGCGCGCGCGGATCTCTTGTGGTTTGGCGGCATCGGCACCTATGTCCGCTCCGCCGGGGAAAGCGACGATCAGGTCGGCGACCGCGCCAACGATCCGATCCGCATCACGGGCAGCGACGTGCGCACCCGGGTGATCGGCGAAGGCGCCAATCTCGGCGTCACCCAGCGCGGCCGCATCGAAGCGGCGCAGAAGGGCGTCAAGCTCAACACCGACGCCATCGACAATTCGGCCGGCGTGAACACGTCCGACGTCGAGGTCAATATCAAGATCGCGCTGGCGCGCCTCGAGCGCGAGGGACGCCTCAGCCCCGCTGACCGCAACAGCCTGCTTGCCGCGATGACTGACGAGGTCGGCACGCTCGTGCTGCGCAACAACTATCTGCAGTCGCTGGCACTCTCGCTCGCCGAACGCAAGGGCGTGGCCGAGACCGGCTTCCTCACGCGCCTGATGCAGTCGCTCGAGCAGCGCGGCTTGCTCAGCCGCGCGGTGGAGTTCTTGCCCGACGACGCAGCGCTCACCGAGCGCACACGGCGCGGCCAGTCCCTCGCGCGGCCCGAACTCGCCGTGCTGCTCGCCTACGCCAAGCTGACACTTTACGATGACCTGCTCGTCACCAGCGTGCCCGATGATCCCTATCTTGCCCGAGAACTATCTCAGTATTTTCCGCGCGAGGTTCAGGACAAATTCCCGACAGCGGTCGAATTCCATCGCCTTCGGCGGGAGATCATTGCGACCAGCCTCGCCAATGCGGTGATCAACCGCGGCGGCCCGGCCTGTGTCGTGCGCCTGATCGACGAGACGGACGCCGATATCCCAACCATTGTTATGGCCTACGTGGCGGTCGATGAATGCTACGGACTGAAGTGGCTCAATGACGTGATCGATGCACTCGATACCTGCATCGACGGGCAGGTGCAGCTGTCCCTCTACGCTTCTGTCCAGGACCTCCTGCTCTCCCGCATGGTCTGGTACGTGCGCAATGTCGATTTCAAGGACGGGCTGGAGGCCGTCGTCGCGCGCTTCGGCCCGGCTATCCGCGAGATCGTCGCCGGGCTCGACACCGCCCTGCCGCCGGACCTGCAGGCGGCACGTGCCAAGCGTCGGCAGAACCTGACCGATGCCGGTATCCCGGCAGGCCTCGCCGGCGAACTGGCCGATCTCGACGCTCTGGTCTCGGCACCCGATATCGTGACGGTTGCGGAGCGCACCAGCCGCCCCATCGGTGACGCCGCCGCGACCTTCTTCGCCGTCGAGGCGAATTTCCGTCTCGACCGGATCGTCGCCGCCGCGCGCAGCGTGCCGGCAAACGATTATTTCGAACGTATGGCGATCGATCGCGCAGTTGAGCAGATCGCTGGCGCCGAAAGAAGACTGGCCGCGGATATGCTGGCAACCGGCCAGTCCGGCCAGCATGCTGTCGAGACCTGGCTCGCGGCTCACCCCGAGGCGACGCGCATCCGCCGCTCGGTCGAGGAGATAGCTGCCAGCGGCCTGACGCTCGCCAAGCTGACGGTGGCGGCGAACCTGCTGGGGGACTTGGTCAAAGCCTGA
- a CDS encoding MarR family winged helix-turn-helix transcriptional regulator — MTEHQDNRDEATAHALAGDLRALIGQFKRMFRDQASLGDMTLSQVSVLGRLDRDGPATVTNLARADGIRPQSMGATVSALETAGLVSGAPDPNDGRQTIWSLTPACRERIRVGRVAREDWLFHVIQKKLSAAEQEQLANGLALLKRLTES; from the coding sequence ATGACCGAACATCAAGACAATCGCGACGAAGCGACGGCGCACGCTCTGGCCGGCGATCTCCGCGCCCTGATCGGCCAATTCAAGCGGATGTTCCGCGACCAGGCGTCCCTGGGCGACATGACGCTGTCCCAGGTGTCGGTGCTCGGCCGACTGGATCGCGACGGCCCCGCGACGGTGACCAACCTCGCCCGCGCTGACGGCATCCGGCCGCAATCCATGGGCGCGACGGTGTCGGCGCTGGAGACCGCGGGGCTGGTCAGCGGCGCGCCGGACCCGAACGACGGCCGGCAGACCATCTGGTCGCTGACGCCGGCCTGCCGCGAACGGATCCGGGTCGGCCGCGTCGCCCGCGAGGATTGGTTGTTTCACGTGATCCAGAAAAAGCTCTCGGCCGCCGAGCAGGAGCAGCTCGCCAACGGCCTCGCGCTGCTCAAGCGCCTGACTGAGTCCTGA
- a CDS encoding MFS transporter, with translation MTAPSRGAFRSLRNYNYRIWAGGSLVSNIGTWMQRIAQDWLVLTQLTAHNATAVGVVMALQYGPHLALLPFTGYAADLLDRRKLLQATQLGMSALAAGLGLLTITGAIQLWEVYAIALVQGCITAFDAPARHTFVSELVGEADLSNAVALNSTSFNAARMIGPAAAGLTIAAVGSGGAFLINAASFVAVVCSLLLLRVGDLHRTDKATPTRGGLIDGFRYVWRRPDLKAILVMLFLVGTFGMNFPIFIATMSVTVFHAGAGEYGLLTSIMAIGTIAGALLAAGQEKPRFVRLVAGAAFFGLGCALAAVMPSYWLFGVTLVIIGVSALTFSNSTNSLMQLATEPAMRGRAMAMRLAVALGGTPIGAPIVGLVADHFGPRWSLGVGAAAGLAAAIVGLLHVLRRRRELRTGGIATERMSP, from the coding sequence ATGACGGCGCCCTCGCGGGGCGCCTTCAGATCCCTCCGCAACTACAATTACCGGATCTGGGCCGGTGGCTCGCTGGTGTCCAACATCGGGACATGGATGCAGCGCATTGCCCAGGACTGGCTGGTGCTGACGCAGCTGACCGCCCACAATGCGACGGCGGTCGGCGTGGTCATGGCACTGCAATACGGGCCGCATCTGGCGCTGCTGCCCTTCACCGGCTACGCGGCAGACCTGCTCGACCGGCGCAAACTGTTGCAGGCGACCCAGCTCGGAATGAGCGCGCTGGCCGCGGGCCTCGGACTTCTCACCATCACCGGCGCAATTCAGTTGTGGGAAGTCTATGCGATAGCGCTGGTGCAGGGCTGCATCACGGCGTTCGATGCGCCCGCGCGCCACACCTTCGTCTCGGAACTGGTCGGTGAAGCCGATCTGTCGAACGCGGTGGCGCTGAACTCCACGTCGTTCAACGCCGCACGGATGATCGGTCCGGCAGCGGCGGGCCTCACGATTGCCGCCGTCGGCTCCGGCGGGGCGTTCCTGATCAACGCCGCGTCGTTTGTCGCGGTGGTGTGCTCGCTGCTGCTGCTCCGCGTCGGCGATCTGCATCGCACCGACAAGGCGACACCCACCCGCGGCGGCCTCATCGACGGCTTTCGCTATGTGTGGCGAAGACCCGACCTCAAGGCCATTCTGGTGATGCTGTTTCTGGTCGGCACCTTCGGCATGAATTTTCCGATCTTCATCGCCACCATGTCCGTCACCGTTTTTCATGCCGGCGCAGGCGAGTATGGGCTGCTGACGTCGATCATGGCGATCGGGACGATCGCCGGCGCGCTGCTCGCCGCGGGCCAGGAAAAGCCGCGCTTTGTGCGGCTGGTTGCCGGCGCCGCGTTTTTCGGGCTGGGCTGTGCGCTGGCTGCTGTGATGCCGAGCTACTGGCTGTTTGGCGTCACGCTCGTGATCATCGGCGTGTCGGCGCTGACCTTCAGCAATTCCACCAACAGCCTGATGCAGTTGGCCACCGAGCCGGCGATGCGCGGCCGCGCAATGGCGATGCGACTGGCGGTCGCTCTCGGCGGTACGCCGATCGGAGCGCCGATCGTCGGCCTGGTGGCGGACCATTTCGGTCCGCGCTGGTCGCTCGGCGTCGGCGCGGCCGCCGGCCTTGCCGCGGCGATCGTCGGATTATTGCATGTGCTTCGCCGCAGGCGCGAACTGCGAACCGGCGGCATCGCCACCGAGAGAATGTCTCCCTAG
- a CDS encoding isochorismatase family protein — translation MPLTTLDPQTAIIVIDLQKGIVALPAVHPTADVISRSRTLANAFRARDLPVVLVNVAGGAPGRTEQPRHAGPFADGWTDLVPELDRQPGDITVTKRTWGAFSSTDLERQLKARGVTQVVITGVATGTGVEATARQAYEAGFNVTLAIDAMTDMRAEAHDYSIAKVFPRLGETGTTQQIIDLLDKRRA, via the coding sequence ATGCCCCTGACCACGCTCGATCCCCAAACCGCGATCATCGTCATCGACCTGCAGAAAGGCATCGTCGCGCTGCCGGCCGTGCACCCGACCGCGGATGTCATTTCCCGGTCGCGCACTTTGGCCAATGCGTTCCGCGCGCGCGACCTGCCGGTCGTGCTGGTCAATGTTGCCGGCGGCGCGCCCGGCCGAACCGAACAGCCGCGGCACGCCGGACCATTCGCCGATGGATGGACCGACCTCGTTCCTGAACTCGACCGGCAGCCCGGCGATATCACGGTGACCAAGCGGACGTGGGGCGCGTTTTCGAGCACCGATCTCGAGCGCCAGTTGAAGGCGCGCGGCGTAACGCAGGTGGTGATCACCGGCGTCGCCACCGGCACCGGTGTCGAAGCCACGGCGCGGCAGGCCTATGAGGCGGGCTTCAACGTCACGCTCGCCATCGACGCCATGACCGACATGCGCGCCGAGGCCCATGACTACAGCATCGCAAAGGTTTTCCCGCGGCTCGGTGAGACCGGCACGACGCAACAAATCATCGACCTGCTCGACAAGCGGAGGGCCTGA
- a CDS encoding Spy/CpxP family protein refolding chaperone, translating to MGTAAAVGGSALAARHFNATRNANAVQHALNSRPVNRALSNTAALRNPRTRALVTASVATAAWHGGNGWWRHRNGGFGWVGPVFWPFAFYDIYDYAFWGYPYYDTFWGYGYPDLYAGIFGLYGYDDLMGYAGYLPNYAGRGRSNVDAYAYAPRSGQANLTQMCGEDSRAIAGLPVESFQSAIQPNEAQRAALDELASASEKAAASLKASCPTDVALTAPRRLEVMQQRIEAMIAAVQMVQPPLEKFYGLLSDEQKAQLNGLSITRPRPARPAERAGSAAQACDVAQPGLTDWPAATIEQSVRPTDQQHKYLDTLQSAAARAADTLKASCQTEAEAALTPPARLAAVGKRLDIMLQAVRTVRVAMNDFYGSLTDEQKAAFDAIGPQRMGASDQSYRGRRYLRGGHASIEQLIRRMISFAR from the coding sequence ATGGGGACCGCGGCTGCGGTCGGCGGCTCGGCGCTTGCCGCGAGACACTTCAACGCGACGCGGAATGCCAACGCCGTGCAGCACGCGCTGAACTCGCGGCCGGTCAATCGGGCCTTGAGCAACACCGCCGCGCTGCGCAATCCGAGAACCCGCGCGCTGGTCACCGCAAGCGTAGCGACGGCGGCGTGGCACGGCGGAAACGGGTGGTGGCGCCATCGCAACGGCGGATTCGGATGGGTCGGCCCGGTGTTCTGGCCGTTCGCCTTCTACGACATCTATGACTATGCGTTTTGGGGTTACCCCTACTACGATACGTTCTGGGGCTATGGCTACCCTGACCTCTACGCCGGCATCTTCGGGCTCTACGGTTACGACGATCTGATGGGCTATGCAGGCTACCTGCCAAATTATGCCGGCAGAGGCCGAAGCAACGTCGATGCCTATGCCTATGCGCCGCGGAGCGGCCAGGCGAACCTCACGCAAATGTGCGGCGAGGACAGCCGCGCGATCGCCGGACTGCCGGTTGAGAGCTTCCAAAGCGCGATCCAGCCGAATGAAGCGCAGCGCGCAGCGCTCGACGAACTTGCAAGCGCCTCGGAAAAGGCGGCCGCGAGCCTCAAGGCCTCCTGCCCGACCGACGTCGCGCTTACGGCGCCGCGCCGGCTTGAGGTAATGCAGCAGCGCATCGAAGCGATGATCGCGGCGGTGCAAATGGTGCAACCGCCGCTGGAGAAATTCTACGGCCTCCTGAGTGACGAACAGAAGGCGCAGCTCAATGGGCTCTCCATCACGAGACCACGTCCTGCCCGGCCCGCGGAGAGAGCCGGTTCAGCCGCGCAGGCTTGCGACGTGGCGCAACCGGGTCTGACGGACTGGCCGGCCGCCACGATCGAGCAGTCGGTCAGGCCGACCGATCAGCAGCACAAGTATCTTGATACGCTTCAGAGCGCCGCCGCCCGGGCTGCGGACACGCTCAAGGCGTCGTGCCAGACCGAGGCGGAGGCTGCGCTGACGCCGCCGGCGCGGCTTGCAGCTGTCGGCAAACGGCTTGACATCATGCTGCAGGCGGTGAGGACCGTGCGCGTGGCGATGAATGACTTCTACGGATCGCTCACTGACGAGCAGAAGGCAGCCTTCGACGCGATCGGCCCGCAGCGGATGGGCGCATCCGATCAATCGTATCGCGGGCGGCGATACCTCCGCGGAGGTCACGCCAGCATTGAGCAACTGATCCGGCGGATGATCTCGTTCGCGCGGTGA
- a CDS encoding ABC transporter ATP-binding protein, with amino-acid sequence MFLSVNNIEVVYSHVILVLKGVSLDVPRGGIIAVLGANGAGKTTTLKAVSNLLHAERGEVTKGSILFDGVEVQSLSPNDLVRRGCIQVMEGRRCFAHLTVEENILTGAFTRRDGKAAIAQDLERVYAYFPRLRERRASTAGYTSGGEQQMCVIGRALMSRPKMILLDEPSMGLAPQIVEEIFEIVKDLNLKEGVSFLLAEQNTNMALKYASHGYILENGRVVMDGEARALAENEDVKEFYLGVAGEKRKSFRDVKHYKRRKRWLV; translated from the coding sequence ATGTTTCTGTCGGTCAACAATATCGAGGTTGTCTACAGTCACGTCATCCTCGTGTTGAAGGGTGTATCGCTGGATGTGCCGCGGGGCGGAATTATCGCGGTTCTCGGCGCCAATGGTGCGGGCAAGACAACGACGCTGAAGGCGGTCTCCAATCTGCTGCATGCAGAGCGTGGCGAGGTCACCAAGGGCTCGATCCTGTTCGACGGCGTTGAAGTGCAGTCCCTGTCACCAAACGATCTGGTGCGGCGCGGCTGCATTCAGGTGATGGAGGGGCGGCGCTGCTTCGCTCACCTTACTGTCGAAGAGAACATCCTGACCGGCGCCTTCACGCGCAGGGACGGCAAGGCGGCGATCGCGCAGGATCTGGAGCGAGTCTACGCCTATTTCCCTCGTCTCAGGGAGCGGCGTGCTTCGACCGCCGGCTATACGTCGGGCGGCGAACAGCAGATGTGCGTGATCGGCCGTGCCTTAATGTCGCGCCCGAAGATGATCCTGCTCGACGAGCCTTCGATGGGGCTCGCGCCGCAGATTGTCGAAGAGATCTTCGAGATCGTGAAGGATCTCAACCTCAAGGAAGGTGTCTCGTTTCTTCTCGCCGAGCAGAACACCAATATGGCGCTCAAATACGCGAGCCACGGATATATCCTCGAAAATGGCCGCGTGGTGATGGACGGCGAGGCGCGGGCGCTCGCCGAAAATGAGGACGTCAAGGAATTCTACCTTGGTGTCGCCGGCGAAAAGCGAAAATCATTCCGCGATGTGAAGCACTACAAGCGGCGCAAACGTTGGCTCGTTTAG